A region from the Salvelinus fontinalis isolate EN_2023a chromosome 23, ASM2944872v1, whole genome shotgun sequence genome encodes:
- the LOC129821197 gene encoding ADP-ribosylation factor-like protein 4C, with protein sequence MGNSFSNISAFQSLHIVMLGLDSAGKTTVLYRLKFNEFVNTVPTIGFNTEKIKLSNGTAKGISCHFWDVGGQEKLRPLWKSYSRCTDGIIYVVDSVDVDRLEEAKTELHKVTKFAENQGTPLLVIANKQDLPKSLPVADIEKQLSLHELTPSTTYHVQPCCAIIGEGLHEGMDKLYEMIVKRRKSLKQKKKR encoded by the coding sequence ATGGGCAACAGTTTCTCCAACATATCTGCTTTCCAATCCCTTCACATTGTGATGCTGGGGTTGGATTCGGCTGGCAAAACGACTGTTCTTTATCGTCTGAAATTCAACGAATTCGTAAACACGGTGCCAACAATTGGATTCAACACTGAGAAAATCAAACTCAGTAATGGTACGGCAAAGGGGATCAGCTGTCACTTCTGGGACGTCGGAGGCCAGGAGAAGCTCCGACCCCTATGGAAATCCTACAGTCGGTGCACGGACGGCATCATCTATGTGGTGGACTCGGTAGACGTCGATCGGTTGGAGGAGGCTAAAACGGAACTGCATAAAGTTACCAAATTCGCGGAGAACCAGGGGACACCGCTGCTAGTGATAGCCAACAAGCAGGACCTGCCCAAATCTCTTCCAGTCGCGGACATTGAAAAACAGCTGTCTCTCCACGAGCTCACCCCATCCACCACATACCACGTCCAACCTTGCTGCGCCATAATTGGCGAGGGACTCCACGAGGGTATGGACAAATTATATGAGATGATAGTAAAGCGGAGAAAGTCTTTAAAGCAAAAGAAGAAACGATAA